One genomic window of Arachis hypogaea cultivar Tifrunner chromosome 8, arahy.Tifrunner.gnm2.J5K5, whole genome shotgun sequence includes the following:
- the LOC112706429 gene encoding small ribosomal subunit protein uS7cz/uS7cy, translating to MSRRGTVEEKTAKSDPIYRNRLVNMLVNRILKHGKKSLAYQIIYRAMKKIQQKTETNPLSVLRQAIRGVTPDIAVKARRVGGSTHQVPIEIGSTQGKALAIRWLLGASRKRPGRNMAFKLSSELVDAAKGSGDAIRKKEETHRMAEANRAFAHFR from the coding sequence ATGTCACGGCGAGGTACTGTAGAAGAAAAAACCGCAAAATCCGATCCAATTTATCGTAATCGATTAGTTAACATGTTGGTTAACCGTATTCTGAAACACGGAAAAAAATCATTGgcttatcaaattatttatcgaGCTAtgaaaaagattcaacaaaagacAGAAACAAATCCACTATCTGTTTTACGTCAAGCAATACGTGGAGTAACTCCCGATATAGCAGTAAAAGCAAGACGTGTAGGCGGATCTACTCATCAAGTTCCCATTGAAATAGGATCCACACAAGGAAAAGCACTTGCCATTCGTTGGTTATTAGGGGCATCCCGAAAACGTCCGGGTCGAAATATGGCTTTCAAATTAAGTTCCGAATTAGTGGATGCTGCAAAAGGGAGTGGCGATGCCATACGCAAAAAGGAAGAGACTCATAGAATGGCAGAGGCAAATAGAGCTTTTGCACATTTTCGTTAA